The Gemmatimonadota bacterium genome includes a region encoding these proteins:
- a CDS encoding AAA family ATPase, whose translation MIEVRTLGAAEIVVGRKRLTPKTEGLFALAVYLCVRAGEPSSRDALCEMFWPGSDPAKARHNLRQMLYRLRQAGIETQEEGDLVRVPSSSLRSDLAVVLVDGWPEKATADEVESASTFLPYFEPQISPGFGEWLSGTRATLASRYRRAVLQQLDAARREARWLALELWADRLLASDPLSEEGTFAKAESIAMVGSKVLAIELLDTYVAELGSHSTRIALPAKLLRRRIAERPDEWAGRHTTDVPLVGRAGAMRRLSDAIDSALIGDGSALLVHGAPGIGKTRLCVEARHYAALRGASIIAVRAADSRAERPLGLVTALAQLLYEQAGAAATSPAAMGVVRRLIDQKALERDADPGSAASVSLDHLAWALVNMARAAAEETPLLIHLDDLHNADTASLHVLQALFQSQLDGRIAVFATVRSHWLNAANPDIRCVAGALRLHIPPLSSTESTALVEAFRRAHAVTPARHDECKLTSIAGGNPLFLKELAARSQRAPYSTDGSLTLARVIEQRCAKLSSRELRLLRIVSLLGPLATIPRLYGVLGLSSSTIAEDVESLERDGLLSLEELGVLSLHECWRDAIESDTPPATRSALAYDCANALRGAVESGAGFDVEWHQGRLYSMAGDAQAAIACYRQSGARLMALGVPSQACEAYARALSLATEPADQGQLNVLHAGALVGAGRPAAAASVCREALAQLSRVPTPNIGLHAEATAILAEAEWRGLNQSNESLRALLDFAIDRRVPMAQRLRCAHTGIRLSCNRDRDFAKLFFEASPLPTAPSVDDWMAVSTHLIYETELGSPSQVRPLASTLKSLTTLPVHTRAMLLRHSAFALRVVGEWEAAHRVAEESLQLALEGGLPSAAISAAIGLAFAYLDHGLLEDARDRMELAAGLGEALMDEEQQRSLRHARSRYLLATGRYKECLEYLRPHIESIRSDHMPQRRALELACVAVSAAMAASPDLAYESVDLASEVLMSKSPPWVADFTADAVVAALDTLGNHERASSIRDDYVRRRGNLAERPIVPALERLRAAQSQRGVPRPAILATKVSSMR comes from the coding sequence GTGATCGAGGTTCGGACGCTTGGGGCGGCGGAGATCGTGGTCGGGCGGAAGCGCCTGACGCCGAAGACGGAGGGGCTGTTCGCGCTTGCGGTCTACCTGTGCGTGCGGGCGGGGGAGCCGTCGTCGCGGGATGCGTTGTGCGAGATGTTCTGGCCGGGGTCGGATCCGGCGAAGGCGAGGCACAATCTGCGGCAGATGTTGTATCGGTTGCGGCAGGCGGGGATTGAAACTCAAGAAGAGGGTGATTTGGTTCGAGTGCCGTCATCATCGCTGAGGAGCGACCTCGCTGTCGTCCTCGTCGACGGCTGGCCCGAGAAGGCAACGGCCGACGAAGTCGAGTCCGCGAGCACCTTCCTGCCATACTTCGAGCCGCAGATCTCTCCCGGGTTCGGCGAGTGGCTCTCGGGAACGAGAGCTACGCTCGCCTCTCGGTATCGACGCGCTGTCCTTCAGCAACTGGACGCCGCGCGCAGAGAAGCCCGTTGGCTCGCACTCGAACTTTGGGCCGATCGCCTTCTCGCGTCCGATCCCCTTAGCGAAGAGGGCACATTCGCGAAGGCGGAGAGCATCGCCATGGTCGGGAGCAAGGTCCTCGCTATCGAGCTCTTGGACACATACGTCGCAGAACTCGGGAGCCACTCCACACGCATCGCTCTGCCGGCCAAGCTCCTCCGCCGCAGGATCGCAGAGCGACCCGACGAGTGGGCGGGACGACACACGACGGATGTGCCGCTAGTCGGACGTGCCGGTGCAATGAGGAGACTTTCCGACGCAATTGACAGCGCGCTGATTGGTGACGGATCCGCGCTTCTTGTTCATGGCGCCCCGGGCATCGGGAAGACACGGCTTTGCGTTGAGGCGCGACACTACGCCGCACTTCGCGGCGCCTCCATCATCGCCGTCCGAGCAGCGGACAGTCGCGCCGAACGACCACTCGGCCTCGTAACAGCGCTTGCACAGCTACTCTACGAACAAGCGGGCGCCGCTGCCACCTCACCGGCGGCGATGGGGGTTGTTCGTCGCCTGATCGACCAGAAGGCGTTGGAACGAGACGCAGATCCCGGCAGCGCCGCGAGTGTCTCACTGGACCATCTCGCGTGGGCGCTCGTGAACATGGCGCGGGCGGCCGCCGAGGAAACACCTCTTCTGATCCACCTGGACGACCTGCACAACGCCGACACTGCATCACTTCATGTGCTTCAGGCACTTTTCCAGTCGCAACTCGACGGCCGCATCGCTGTCTTCGCGACCGTTCGCTCTCACTGGTTGAACGCTGCCAATCCGGACATCCGATGCGTTGCTGGTGCGCTCCGCCTTCACATCCCGCCACTCTCTTCCACAGAGTCGACGGCCCTCGTTGAAGCGTTTCGCCGCGCGCACGCTGTCACGCCCGCTCGCCACGATGAGTGCAAGCTAACTTCAATCGCCGGCGGGAATCCGCTCTTTCTTAAGGAACTCGCAGCGCGATCGCAGCGCGCACCGTACTCAACCGATGGTTCACTGACGCTGGCGCGCGTCATCGAGCAACGTTGCGCAAAGCTCTCTTCTCGCGAGCTTCGCCTTCTGAGGATCGTGTCCCTTCTCGGTCCACTTGCGACCATTCCCCGATTGTACGGAGTCCTTGGCCTGTCCAGTAGCACAATTGCCGAGGACGTCGAATCCCTCGAGAGAGACGGACTGTTGTCGCTTGAAGAGCTTGGTGTTCTCTCGTTGCATGAATGCTGGCGTGACGCGATTGAGTCCGACACACCTCCGGCGACGCGCTCCGCGTTAGCGTACGACTGCGCCAATGCACTGCGGGGCGCGGTTGAGTCTGGCGCGGGGTTCGACGTCGAATGGCACCAAGGACGCTTGTACTCGATGGCCGGCGATGCACAGGCTGCCATCGCCTGCTACAGGCAGTCTGGCGCTCGTCTCATGGCGCTCGGTGTGCCAAGTCAGGCGTGCGAGGCGTATGCACGCGCGCTCTCGTTGGCAACTGAGCCCGCGGATCAGGGGCAACTGAACGTGCTGCACGCTGGCGCACTAGTCGGCGCGGGACGGCCCGCCGCAGCTGCATCCGTCTGCCGCGAGGCACTTGCTCAGCTGTCCCGAGTCCCGACCCCAAACATCGGCCTCCACGCCGAAGCGACTGCAATCCTTGCAGAAGCCGAGTGGAGAGGGCTCAATCAGAGCAACGAGAGTCTCAGAGCACTCCTTGACTTCGCGATCGACCGACGCGTTCCGATGGCGCAGCGACTCCGGTGCGCGCACACAGGCATTCGCCTGTCATGCAACAGGGACAGAGACTTCGCGAAGCTCTTCTTCGAAGCCTCACCGCTACCGACGGCGCCATCGGTCGACGACTGGATGGCCGTCTCCACACACCTGATCTACGAGACCGAACTCGGCTCACCCTCACAGGTGAGGCCGCTGGCTTCCACACTGAAGTCTCTCACGACGCTCCCCGTTCACACTCGCGCGATGCTCCTCCGTCACTCCGCGTTCGCCCTGAGAGTCGTAGGTGAGTGGGAGGCCGCTCATCGCGTGGCTGAAGAATCGCTGCAACTTGCCCTTGAGGGCGGCCTACCCTCGGCAGCGATCTCCGCCGCGATTGGCCTCGCTTTCGCGTACCTCGATCACGGACTGCTGGAGGACGCGCGCGATCGCATGGAGTTAGCCGCAGGGCTCGGCGAGGCGCTTATGGACGAAGAACAGCAACGCTCCCTGCGACATGCCAGGTCAAGGTACTTGCTGGCAACGGGCAGATACAAGGAATGCCTTGAGTACCTGCGACCGCACATAGAGTCCATCCGGTCTGACCACATGCCGCAACGAAGGGCTTTGGAACTCGCCTGTGTTGCCGTAAGCGCTGCGATGGCAGCGTCACCCGATCTTGCCTACGAGTCTGTCGATCTCGCTTCCGAAGTACTGATGAGCAAGAGCCCGCCTTGGGTCGCGGATTTCACCGCCGACGCCGTTGTCGCGGCACTCGACACCTTGGGCAACCACGAAAGGGCATCCTCGATTCGCGACGATTACGTTCGTCGCAGAGGCAATCTCGCGGAACGGCCGATCGTGCCTGCACTCGAACGGCTAAGGGCAGCACAGAGTCAGCGAGGCGTTCCGCGGCCTGCTATCCTCGCGACGAAAGTCTCGTCGATGCGGTGA
- a CDS encoding sigma-54-dependent Fis family transcriptional regulator: MTVLITLTDVEPAVRLNALLEADGVKTFVVSPMDDLPREIKRAKPDVIVFTGALLDPQTLGLVRDQLWGGASVIGLADVGDPAVEQRLRSLGFAEVLNKPVSPDALRASVNELLERQRITRETGLWGESEAVRQVLVQVAQMAPVSSTVLIEGESGTGKELVARAIARMSPRRNKPFIAVNVGALSETLLESELFGHEKGAFTGAQKRRRGLFELAHCGTLFLDEIGEIPSSTQVKLLRVLEEREVTRVGGTQSIPVDVRVVAATNRPLRESVERGQFRADLFYRLNVLRIYLPPLRERRSDIPLLVRRFVQEFSEEHEREFHGISAEAMQALVSYAWPGNVRELRNLIESMVVLATGREIGIADIPAQIRETGADRLLPVPIGPIVREEGRAEGRELEFIVRSLVEMKLQLEELRRRVDEDRVVIAQVAGGMAAGSAQGFGPGREVLGGGMVAVPGWGAPAGGVEPMGLSTPPNTVTITPGMTMVEVEKAVILATLRETRGNRRKAAEILDIGERTLYRKLKEYHVPDRFGE, from the coding sequence ATGACCGTCCTCATCACGCTGACCGACGTCGAACCCGCCGTCCGCCTCAATGCGCTCCTCGAGGCCGACGGGGTCAAGACGTTCGTCGTGAGCCCGATGGACGACCTGCCACGCGAGATCAAGCGCGCCAAGCCGGACGTGATCGTCTTCACCGGCGCGCTGCTCGACCCGCAGACCCTCGGCCTCGTGCGCGACCAGCTCTGGGGCGGGGCGAGCGTGATCGGCCTGGCCGACGTCGGCGACCCCGCCGTCGAGCAGCGCCTGCGCTCGCTCGGCTTCGCCGAGGTGCTCAACAAGCCGGTGAGCCCTGACGCGCTGCGCGCGAGCGTGAACGAGCTCCTCGAGCGGCAGCGGATCACGCGCGAGACCGGGCTCTGGGGCGAGAGCGAGGCGGTGCGCCAGGTGCTCGTGCAGGTGGCGCAGATGGCGCCCGTCTCGAGCACCGTGCTCATCGAGGGCGAGAGCGGCACCGGCAAGGAACTCGTCGCGCGCGCGATCGCGCGGATGAGCCCGCGCCGCAACAAGCCGTTCATCGCCGTGAACGTCGGCGCGCTCTCCGAGACGCTGCTGGAGAGCGAGCTCTTCGGGCACGAGAAGGGCGCGTTCACCGGGGCCCAGAAGCGGCGGCGCGGCCTGTTCGAGCTGGCCCACTGCGGGACGCTGTTCCTGGACGAGATCGGCGAGATCCCGTCGAGCACGCAGGTGAAGCTCCTGCGCGTACTCGAGGAGCGCGAGGTGACGCGGGTGGGCGGGACGCAGAGCATCCCCGTGGATGTGCGGGTGGTGGCGGCGACCAACCGGCCGCTCAGGGAGAGCGTGGAGCGGGGGCAGTTCCGCGCCGACCTGTTCTACCGGCTCAACGTGCTGCGCATCTACCTCCCGCCGCTCCGCGAGCGTCGCAGCGACATCCCGTTGCTCGTGCGCCGCTTCGTGCAGGAGTTCTCCGAGGAGCATGAGCGCGAGTTCCACGGCATCTCGGCGGAGGCGATGCAGGCGCTGGTGAGCTATGCCTGGCCGGGGAACGTGCGCGAGCTGCGCAACCTGATCGAGAGCATGGTGGTGCTGGCGACCGGCCGCGAGATCGGGATCGCCGACATCCCCGCGCAGATCCGGGAGACCGGGGCGGACCGGTTGCTTCCCGTGCCGATCGGTCCGATCGTGCGCGAGGAGGGTCGGGCCGAGGGTCGGGAGCTGGAGTTCATCGTCCGGAGCCTGGTGGAGATGAAGCTCCAGCTCGAGGAGCTGCGGCGCCGGGTGGACGAGGACCGGGTGGTGATCGCGCAGGTGGCCGGGGGGATGGCGGCCGGCTCGGCGCAGGGGTTCGGCCCCGGGCGGGAGGTGCTGGGGGGCGGGATGGTGGCGGTGCCCGGGTGGGGAGCGCCGGCCGGCGGGGTGGAGCCGATGGGGCTTTCGACCCCTCCCAACACGGTGACCATCACCCCTGGCATGACGATGGTGGAGGTCGAGAAGGCGGTGATCCTGGCCACGTTGCGCGAAACGCGGGGCAATCGTCGTAAAGCGGCCGAGATCCTGGACATCGGGGAGCGGACGCTGTACCGGAAGCTGAAGGAGTATCATGTCCCCGATCGCTTCGGGGAGTAG
- the gcvT gene encoding glycine cleavage system aminomethyltransferase GcvT — translation MVAFAGFEMPIQYPGGITAEHNIVRNGCGVFDVSHMGEFIIKGKQAIDFVTYVTTNDVAALADGQVHYSGILTEQGTFVDDCLVYRYAADHLMMVVNGSNKDKDLQHIQQYVGRFDCVLTDVSDDIGLLAVQGPKAQEILQAMTPKALDGSKYYWFTETTVAGIPMTLSRTGYTGEDGFELYHDVKHSAQLWKALMDTGRIQPVALGCRDSLRLEMGMALYGNDIDDTYTPLDAGLGWLVKMKKGDFVGRAALEAQKAAGLSRKLVGFTFTEKAIPRHGYPVFVNGAPSGTVMSGIMSPSVGCGLGTAYVPAAHAKEGNTLEVEIRGKRVVGTITGFPFWKRGTVKR, via the coding sequence ATGGTCGCCTTCGCCGGCTTCGAGATGCCCATCCAGTACCCGGGCGGCATCACCGCCGAGCACAACATCGTCCGCAACGGCTGCGGCGTGTTCGACGTGAGTCACATGGGCGAGTTCATCATCAAGGGGAAGCAGGCGATCGACTTCGTCACCTACGTGACGACCAACGACGTCGCCGCCCTCGCCGACGGCCAGGTCCACTACTCCGGCATCCTCACCGAGCAGGGCACCTTCGTCGACGACTGCCTCGTCTATCGCTACGCCGCCGACCACCTGATGATGGTCGTGAACGGCTCCAACAAGGACAAGGACCTCCAGCACATCCAGCAGTACGTCGGCCGCTTCGACTGCGTCCTCACCGACGTGAGCGACGACATCGGCCTCCTCGCCGTGCAGGGCCCGAAGGCGCAGGAGATCCTGCAGGCGATGACGCCCAAGGCGCTCGACGGATCCAAGTACTACTGGTTCACCGAGACCACCGTCGCCGGCATCCCGATGACGCTCTCGCGCACCGGCTACACCGGCGAGGACGGCTTCGAGCTCTACCACGACGTGAAGCACTCGGCGCAGCTCTGGAAGGCGCTCATGGACACCGGTCGCATCCAGCCCGTCGCCCTCGGCTGCCGCGACTCGCTCCGCCTCGAGATGGGCATGGCGCTCTACGGCAACGACATCGACGACACCTACACCCCGCTCGATGCCGGACTCGGCTGGCTCGTGAAGATGAAGAAGGGCGACTTCGTGGGCCGCGCCGCCCTCGAGGCGCAGAAGGCCGCCGGCCTGAGCCGGAAGCTCGTCGGCTTCACCTTCACCGAGAAGGCGATCCCGCGGCACGGCTACCCGGTGTTCGTGAACGGCGCGCCGAGCGGCACGGTGATGAGCGGCATCATGTCGCCGAGCGTCGGCTGCGGACTCGGCACCGCGTACGTGCCGGCGGCGCATGCGAAGGAAGGGAACACCCTCGAGGTCGAGATCCGCGGCAAGCGGGTGGTGGGGACGATCACGGGGTTCCCGTTCTGGAAGCGCGGGACCGTGAAGAGATGA
- a CDS encoding sigma-70 family RNA polymerase sigma factor — MAVVPPPDTALASDLERQFVDIYRAVHVPMIAYAERFLDSDSAYDAAAEAAADAWTRWHLLRPEQRTEAYLMRAVHNAVLDALRVSRVSVTMEDAEEELERQVAVAMEPIAYGDSAADVVDLAIAAMPPRRREVILFVKESGYTYQEVAAAIGLSVGTVNKHMHLAIQDLKTAFIRAGFRIEDVRPHLLPNPEGGDTND; from the coding sequence GTGGCCGTCGTACCGCCACCCGACACGGCACTCGCGTCCGACCTCGAACGACAGTTCGTCGACATCTACCGCGCCGTGCACGTGCCCATGATCGCGTACGCTGAGCGCTTCCTCGATTCCGACTCGGCGTACGACGCGGCGGCCGAGGCGGCGGCGGATGCGTGGACCCGGTGGCATCTCCTGCGGCCGGAGCAACGGACCGAGGCGTACCTCATGCGTGCGGTGCACAACGCCGTCCTCGACGCGCTCCGCGTGAGCCGGGTGAGTGTGACCATGGAGGACGCCGAGGAGGAGCTCGAGCGGCAGGTGGCGGTCGCGATGGAGCCGATCGCGTACGGCGACTCTGCCGCCGATGTGGTCGATCTCGCGATCGCCGCCATGCCGCCGCGCCGACGCGAGGTCATCCTCTTCGTGAAGGAATCCGGCTACACGTACCAGGAGGTCGCCGCCGCGATCGGTCTCAGCGTCGGCACGGTCAACAAGCACATGCACCTGGCCATTCAGGACCTCAAGACCGCGTTCATCCGCGCCGGCTTCCGGATCGAAGACGTGCGACCCCACCTGCTCCCCAACCCCGAAGGAGGCGACACCAATGACTGA
- a CDS encoding HD domain-containing protein: MSRFARVIARAAGISGKQVDRIAVAALLHDVGKIHEEFAPILRKPGRLTDAEFEIMKSHPEKGARLIGKVTHFADLVPLVAAHHESWHGRGYPNRLKEDEIPIGARIIAIADTIDAMSTSRPYREALSAEVVRAEIAAESGRQFDPRLCEALLLPTAWADVVREISIATAEYPVAPTRSDVIQITASTRLSSRG, from the coding sequence GTGTCGAGGTTCGCGCGCGTCATTGCACGTGCCGCCGGAATATCGGGCAAGCAAGTCGACCGTATTGCGGTCGCCGCGCTCCTGCATGACGTCGGCAAGATTCACGAGGAGTTCGCGCCGATTCTAAGAAAGCCCGGCCGTCTCACCGATGCCGAGTTCGAGATCATGAAGTCTCATCCAGAAAAGGGCGCGAGGCTGATTGGAAAGGTCACGCATTTCGCTGATCTCGTCCCGCTCGTCGCAGCGCACCACGAGTCCTGGCATGGACGCGGCTACCCCAATCGACTGAAAGAGGACGAAATTCCAATCGGTGCTCGTATCATCGCAATAGCGGACACGATCGATGCGATGAGCACCTCGCGGCCGTACCGCGAAGCCCTCTCGGCCGAGGTTGTTCGGGCGGAAATCGCGGCGGAGAGTGGGCGTCAGTTCGACCCACGGCTCTGTGAGGCCCTTCTGTTGCCCACCGCCTGGGCGGACGTGGTACGCGAGATTAGCATTGCGACCGCCGAATATCCCGTCGCGCCAACTCGCTCCGACGTCATCCAGATCACCGCATCGACGAGACTTTCGTCGCGAGGATAG
- a CDS encoding membrane dipeptidase, producing the protein MIGFLNTEGLHAIEGELANVDTLFAHGFRMAGLAHFFDNEVAGSAHGEAKGGLTPLGRTVVARIRSLGMLVDPRSARPVRRGARAGTGRWWCEPCGVGPAPVRQPHRRPAARAGGEALIGIGFWDLRHLQQLAARRGEGDAHAVDLSPAPAHRRALFRLGWRDDGIYRRRLGAITRCHARRRVHRGGDPRGDGRERDPLRWPTRQAPVLDVRPRPFARRDRWHRPLRLRRFAASASSPRRRRVRCRRHHFRCPTASSGGVRGPRRRRHERDAGERGLAAWWCRTGAGGARTALTALHAHTRGGYGAVLVVVRARIARRPPADARRRGHARACAAGPRAAHAHLRARGGHGHPGRLGRAHAAPARAGRFPRACVHADHRRPQVRRACVEVEAEAWLPARSFARGGAVRAPVHTVPGNHESFRVSARARREATHPLYGRATITGPAAAPTTTRSTRGAHFVAAQHHLRR; encoded by the coding sequence GTGATCGGGTTCCTCAACACCGAAGGGCTGCACGCCATCGAAGGGGAGCTCGCCAACGTCGACACGCTCTTCGCCCACGGCTTCCGCATGGCCGGGCTCGCGCACTTCTTCGACAACGAGGTCGCCGGCTCGGCGCACGGTGAGGCGAAGGGCGGGCTCACCCCGCTCGGCCGCACGGTCGTGGCGCGGATCCGGTCGCTCGGCATGCTCGTCGACCCGCGCAGCGCCCGGCCCGTTCGGCGAGGCGCTCGCGCTGGCACTGGCCGGTGGTGGTGTGAGCCATGTGGCGTAGGACCTGCCCCGGTCCGGCAACCTCACCGACGACCCGCTGCGCGCGCTGGCGGCGAGGCGCTCATCGGCATCGGGTTCTGGGATTTGCGCCATCTGCAGCAGCTCGCCGCGCGACGTGGCGAAGGCGATGCGCACGCCGTCGATCTGTCGCCGGCGCCTGCGCATCGTCGCGCTCTGTTCCGACTGGGATGGCGCGACGACGGGATTTATCGTCGGCGACTCGGCGCAATCACGCGGTGCCATGCTCGACGCCGGGTTCACCGAGGCGGAGATCCGCGCGGTGATGGGCGAGAACGCGATCCGCTTCGCTGGCCAACCCGCCAGGCCCCGGTGCTCGACGTCCGTCCGCGCCCGTTCGCTCGCAGAGATCGCTGGCACCGGCCGTTGCGGTTGCGTCGCTTCGCGGCTTCCGCGTCCTCGCCGCGCAGGCGTCGGGTGCGCTGTCGCCGGCACCACTTTCGGTGCCCGACCGCGTCGAGCGGCGGTGTTCGAGGACCTCGACGCCGACGGCATGAGCGCGACGCGGGCGAGCGCGGGTTAGCGGCGTGGTGGTGTCGAACGGGAGCAGGTGGTGCGCGCACGGCGCTGACGGCGCTTCACGCTCATACGCGCGGCGGCTACGGCGCGGTGCTAGTGGTGGTGCGCGCGCGTATCGCGCGACGTCCGCCTGCGGATGCGCGCCGACGCGGGCACGCTCGCGCCTGCGCTGCCGGCCCTCGAGCCGCGCACGCTCACCTTCGTGCACGCGGCGGACACGGACATCCAGGACGGCTCGGTCGCGCGCACGCGGCGCCTGCGCGCGCTGGTCGATTCCCTCGCGCCTGCGTTCACGCCGACCACCGGCGACCTCAGGTGCGACGCGCCTGCGTGGAAGTGGAGGCGGAGGCCTGGCTACCAGCGCGCTCTTTCGCGCGAGGCGGCGCAGTTCGGGCGCCGGTGCACACCGTGCCGGGGAACCACGAGAGCTTCAGGGTGAGCGCACGCGCCCGGCGTGAGGCCACGCACCCGCTCTACGGCCGTGCGACAATTACAGGGCCTGCCGCGGCCCCGACTACTACTCGTTCGACGCGGGGCGCGCATTTCGTCGCAGCTCAACACCATCTACGTCGATGA
- a CDS encoding MoxR family ATPase, translating to MSDHPHRSPVSQQTQTDQRDLELLARLAKARGEIAAQIGQRIVGQHEIVDNMISAILGGGHVLLVGVPGLAKTLLIQTIAQALDMEFSRIQFTPDLMPSDITGTELLEEDHGTGKRSFIFSKGPVFGNIVLADEINRAPPKTQAALLQAMQEKTVTVAGKTYVLPDPFFVLATQNPIEQEGTYHLPEAQLDRFMYELRMGYPSVDEEEMIVSSTTGVMKGDVKPVLPAETIREMQRLVRRIPAPPSLVSYAVGLARATRPDDPSATALVKKYVSFGAGPRAGQNLVLGAKSRAAMDGRSVPDLEDVDAVAFSVLRHRVVMNFQAEAEGVGIEKVLALGGRGRKG from the coding sequence ATGAGCGACCATCCGCACCGGAGTCCCGTGTCCCAGCAGACCCAGACAGACCAGCGTGACCTCGAGCTGCTCGCCCGCCTCGCCAAGGCGCGTGGCGAGATCGCGGCGCAGATCGGCCAGCGGATCGTGGGGCAGCACGAGATCGTCGACAACATGATCTCGGCCATCCTCGGCGGCGGCCATGTGCTGCTGGTGGGCGTACCGGGGTTGGCGAAGACGCTGCTGATCCAGACCATCGCGCAGGCGCTCGACATGGAGTTCTCGCGCATCCAGTTCACGCCCGACCTCATGCCGAGCGACATCACCGGCACCGAGCTGCTCGAGGAGGACCACGGGACGGGCAAGCGCTCGTTCATCTTCTCGAAGGGCCCGGTGTTCGGGAACATCGTGCTCGCCGACGAGATCAACCGCGCCCCACCGAAGACCCAGGCCGCGCTGCTGCAGGCGATGCAGGAGAAGACGGTGACCGTGGCCGGCAAGACCTACGTCCTGCCCGACCCGTTCTTCGTGCTCGCGACGCAGAACCCGATCGAGCAGGAGGGGACGTATCACCTCCCCGAGGCGCAGCTCGACCGCTTCATGTACGAGCTGCGGATGGGCTATCCGAGCGTGGACGAGGAGGAGATGATCGTCTCCTCGACGACGGGCGTGATGAAGGGCGACGTGAAGCCCGTGCTCCCGGCGGAGACCATCCGCGAGATGCAGCGCCTGGTGCGCCGCATCCCGGCGCCGCCGTCACTGGTGAGCTACGCGGTGGGCCTGGCGCGCGCGACGCGTCCGGACGACCCGAGCGCGACGGCGCTGGTGAAGAAGTACGTCTCGTTCGGCGCCGGCCCGCGCGCCGGCCAGAACCTTGTGTTGGGCGCGAAGAGCCGCGCGGCGATGGACGGCCGCAGCGTGCCCGACCTCGAGGATGTGGATGCCGTCGCGTTCTCGGTCCTCCGACACCGCGTGGTGATGAACTTCCAGGCGGAGGCGGAAGGAGTCGGGATCGAGAAGGTGCTGGCGCTCGGGGGACGGGGCCGGAAGGGCTGA
- a CDS encoding AarF/ABC1/UbiB kinase family protein — protein sequence MVARDLVSARAITAWAARRWPSPHILGFQSLVEEFAARISEEMDFRLEGEYASEVRANFVSNPRVVIPEIMHELTRQRVLVLEFIEGQRVDKLVPGSVNAGRLAGLVMEVYVQMMLVDGLFHADPHPGNLLLSPDGRLVLLDFGMMVRVPPELRLKLIRTVFASIRRDPAAVMEGFYALGLIAPGADPTEIARLAELLVAMASTRSTTQQRIETMLADRVMQSLYDFPVILPRDLVYFARTAALIEGVGTRYDAYFNAVEIGTPVVMRMRSRILRSLGEEVEPSVEELASVAGFAAGRAWRVAREWLGSWVPPAVRERIAP from the coding sequence ATGGTCGCGCGCGACCTCGTCTCGGCGCGCGCGATCACGGCCTGGGCGGCGCGGCGGTGGCCGAGCCCGCACATCCTCGGCTTCCAGTCGCTGGTGGAGGAGTTCGCGGCGCGCATCAGCGAGGAGATGGATTTCCGGCTCGAGGGCGAGTACGCGAGCGAGGTGCGCGCGAACTTCGTCTCCAACCCGCGCGTGGTCATCCCGGAGATCATGCACGAGCTCACGCGGCAGCGCGTGCTCGTGCTGGAGTTCATCGAAGGGCAGCGCGTGGACAAGCTGGTGCCGGGGAGCGTGAACGCGGGACGGCTCGCGGGGCTCGTGATGGAGGTCTACGTGCAGATGATGCTCGTGGACGGGCTCTTCCACGCCGACCCGCACCCGGGGAACCTGCTGCTCTCCCCCGACGGGCGGCTCGTGCTGCTCGACTTCGGGATGATGGTGCGGGTGCCGCCGGAGCTGCGCCTCAAGCTCATCCGCACGGTCTTCGCGAGCATCCGGCGCGACCCGGCCGCGGTGATGGAGGGCTTCTACGCGCTCGGGCTCATCGCGCCCGGCGCCGACCCGACGGAGATCGCGCGCCTGGCCGAACTGCTGGTGGCGATGGCGAGCACGCGCAGCACCACGCAGCAGCGGATCGAGACGATGCTCGCCGACCGCGTGATGCAGTCGCTCTACGACTTCCCGGTGATCCTGCCGCGCGACCTCGTCTACTTCGCGCGCACGGCGGCGCTCATCGAGGGCGTGGGGACGCGCTACGACGCGTACTTCAACGCGGTGGAGATCGGGACGCCGGTGGTGATGCGGATGCGGAGCCGGATCCTGCGGTCGCTCGGCGAGGAGGTGGAGCCGAGCGTGGAGGAGCTGGCGTCGGTGGCGGGCTTCGCGGCGGGGCGCGCCTGGCGCGTGGCGCGGGAGTGGCTGGGCTCGTGGGTGCCCCCCGCCGTGCGGGAGCGGATCGCGCCGTGA
- a CDS encoding DUF2188 domain-containing protein yields MKRGGGVHTVPAASGTGWWNKVSGRVASKHRRKAEAVAAGREIARGLRVEHTIHREDGQIAEKNSYGNDPCPPKDGR; encoded by the coding sequence ATGAAGCGAGGGGGAGGCGTGCACACCGTGCCCGCGGCGAGCGGCACGGGCTGGTGGAACAAGGTCAGCGGCCGCGTGGCGTCGAAGCACCGGCGCAAGGCGGAGGCGGTGGCCGCGGGCCGCGAGATCGCGCGCGGGCTGCGCGTGGAGCACACGATCCACCGCGAGGACGGACAGATCGCGGAGAAGAACTCGTACGGGAACGACCCGTGCCCGCCCAAGGATGGGCGGTAG